The genomic segment TTCTACGATCACAGCTCCATGAGATTTTGAAATGAAGGGTATCTCAGCAGCAGGGTAAACAACACCGGAAGTTCCGATAACGAACATAACCCTGCACGATCTGGCTTCTTCGTTTGCCCTGATCATGGCATCGAAAGGTATACTTTCACCAAAAAAAACGACATCCGGTTTTAATGCTCTCTCGCACCTTGCACATCTTGGATAAGGAAAGATGCTCAAAACGTCCCTTGTAAATTCAGTTTTATACTTGCATGAAGGACAGACAAGCCATCTGTGATTGCCGTGATACTCGATCACATTTTTGTTTCCTGCAAGGTGATGGAGACCATCCACATTCTGGGTTATGATAGCCCGAAGGTAACCCATCCTTTCTAATTCACTTAGTGCCTCATGGGCTGGAGAAGGTTTGGCATCGAATATAACCTGCGCCATTTCCCTAAGCATCATCCAGACCTTTTCAGGATGGCGCATAAAGGAACTTATATGTGCGTACTCATCCGGGTCATACCTTTCCCATAGTCCTTGGGCTCCTCTAAAAGTAGGAATACCACTTTCCACAGAAATACCGGCACCCGTGAAAGCGACAACATTTGCCCTCTCTTTTATAATCTCAGCTACCCTCCTTAGGTCCTCCATCTCTCCTCCAACCGATTCTTATGGGACCTTTGAACCCTTAAAAATATCTTTGAATGCTGGAATTATGCCGAACCCATCAGCCTTCTTCACTGCCCTTTTTATTGCTTCAGCTACAACAAATGCGGCAAGGACACCGACTAAGTTTATGTCTGCTTCAATTTCTCCTGTAGACAATGCGAATATCAAATCCCCATCAAATGTTGTATGAGCCGGGCTTATCGTCTTCATTATGCCGCCGTGGGCCATCTGGGCTACCTTCGTTATATCCTTTTTATCGAACTTGGCATTCGTCGCAACTACTCCCAAAGTTGTATTGACCATTGCAAACTGTCTTTTTACGTAACCTTCCCGCATACATTTCATCGTATCGGCGAATTCATAACTCTTAGAGTCTTTTCGAGCACCGGCTATTATCTTTCCGGTAACGTTGTCTAAAACATCGCCAAAAGCGTTAACGACGCAAAGTGCACCGAGGATAAGACCGTTGGGCATCACAATACTACTCGTCCCAACCCCGCCCTTCATAGCCCTTTCCATCTCGAAAATTTTGCCGACCGTAGCACCAACACCAACACCTACACTTCCTTCGGAAACCTCATACGAGGAAGACTTGCATGCCTCATAACCCATCTCGGGGGTCGGTTTTGCATAAGCGTCACCGAATGCGAGATCGAATATGACAGCCGTAGGAACTATTGGGATCTTTCTTACACCTACGTCAAAACCGATTCCTCTTTCCTCCAGGTATGCCATAACGCCCTGAGCTGCCTCAAGTCCAAAAGAACTACCACCGCAAAGTAGAATCGCATGGATATGCTCTACTACATGGCTTACACTTAAAGCATCGATCTGTCTCGTACCTGAGGCACTTCCCCTTATGTCGATACCGCAAGTAGCACCGTTTTCACAAAGTATGACTGTGCAGCCTGTATAACCTTTAAAGTCCGAAGAGTGTCCGACTTTTATGCCGGGTACATCTGTGATGGCGTTCCTCATGTTTTTCTCAATTACTTTTTAATTCTTCTTTAAACTTTTTGAGTCTCTCAGCTATCTCTTCGTACTTTATTGAAAGTATTTGGCAGGCAAGGATAGCCGCATTTTTTGTCGCATCTATACCGACAGTTGCAACAGGAACGCCGCTTGGCATCTGAACTATTGAGAGAAGAGAGTCTAAACCCTTTATAGCACCGGCGCTCAGAGGAACACCTATAACCGGTAATGTCGTATGGGCTGCAAGAACTCCGGGAAGGTGGGCAGCGAGTCCCGCAGCTGCTATTATAACTTCAATACCTTTATCCCTTGCAGTCTTCGCATATTCCACTGTTTTTTCCGGATTCCTGTGAGCTGAAGAGACCTCTGCTACAAATTCCACACCCATTTCTCTTAAAAAATTGAAAGCTTCTTCAAGTTTTGGAAGATCGTTTTTGCTTCCAACGAGAATAAGAACTTTTGGTTTTTTGTCCATTGCGGCAGTTTCTATCATACACGAACCTCCTTTTTGTTTTCAACAGAAATTTCTCACTTTTCCTCTGTAAAGCGGAATATTTCAAGGACCGATACAAAAAGGGCCACAATAAGAGGACCCATTATGATTCCGAGAAGTCCAAAAAGACTTATTCCG from the Thermodesulfobacteriota bacterium genome contains:
- a CDS encoding NAD-dependent deacylase, encoding MEDLRRVAEIIKERANVVAFTGAGISVESGIPTFRGAQGLWERYDPDEYAHISSFMRHPEKVWMMLREMAQVIFDAKPSPAHEALSELERMGYLRAIITQNVDGLHHLAGNKNVIEYHGNHRWLVCPSCKYKTEFTRDVLSIFPYPRCARCERALKPDVVFFGESIPFDAMIRANEEARSCRVMFVIGTSGVVYPAAEIPFISKSHGAVIVEINIERTPFTRSITDFFFAGSASYYLPELIKFLK
- a CDS encoding P1 family peptidase, with product MRNAITDVPGIKVGHSSDFKGYTGCTVILCENGATCGIDIRGSASGTRQIDALSVSHVVEHIHAILLCGGSSFGLEAAQGVMAYLEERGIGFDVGVRKIPIVPTAVIFDLAFGDAYAKPTPEMGYEACKSSSYEVSEGSVGVGVGATVGKIFEMERAMKGGVGTSSIVMPNGLILGALCVVNAFGDVLDNVTGKIIAGARKDSKSYEFADTMKCMREGYVKRQFAMVNTTLGVVATNAKFDKKDITKVAQMAHGGIMKTISPAHTTFDGDLIFALSTGEIEADINLVGVLAAFVVAEAIKRAVKKADGFGIIPAFKDIFKGSKVP
- the purE gene encoding 5-(carboxyamino)imidazole ribonucleotide mutase; this encodes MIETAAMDKKPKVLILVGSKNDLPKLEEAFNFLREMGVEFVAEVSSAHRNPEKTVEYAKTARDKGIEVIIAAAGLAAHLPGVLAAHTTLPVIGVPLSAGAIKGLDSLLSIVQMPSGVPVATVGIDATKNAAILACQILSIKYEEIAERLKKFKEELKSN